One window of the Rhodococcus sovatensis genome contains the following:
- a CDS encoding ATP synthase F0 subunit C, with amino-acid sequence MSLAYLAQETTSTVTGAGYGAIGYGLAAIGPGIGVGIVVGKAIEGIARQPELQGTIRTNMFLGIAFTEALALIGIVAGFLFG; translated from the coding sequence ATGAGCCTCGCGTACCTGGCACAGGAAACGACCAGCACGGTGACCGGCGCTGGATACGGTGCAATCGGTTACGGCCTCGCTGCCATCGGACCTGGCATCGGTGTAGGCATCGTGGTCGGCAAGGCCATCGAGGGCATCGCCCGTCAGCCTGAGCTCCAGGGCACCATCCGTACCAACATGTTCCTCGGCATCGCGTTCACCGAAGCGCTCGCGCTGATCGGTATCGTCGCCGGCTTCCTGTTCGGTTAA
- the atpB gene encoding F0F1 ATP synthase subunit A, which produces MLFEGTPFELDRLMLIRILMTLVLVVLFAVAMRGPKVVPRGLQNVVEYMLDFVKVQIADEILGKEQGKRFLPIIMTIFFAVLFMNLSGIIPFLNISPNARIGMPIVLALIAYVTFNYVGIKKYGFFKYVKSSVVVPDVPPALHIILIPIEFISTFILRPFTLTVRLMANMLAGHLMLVLFFSATQFFFFQAAAGMKIFGLFSLAAGFGFTLFEMLVIGLQAYVFALLTAVYIDLALHADSH; this is translated from the coding sequence GTGTTGTTCGAAGGCACCCCCTTCGAACTCGACCGGCTGATGCTGATTCGCATTCTCATGACCCTCGTGTTGGTCGTGCTGTTCGCTGTCGCGATGCGCGGGCCGAAGGTTGTACCGCGGGGTCTGCAGAACGTCGTCGAGTACATGCTCGACTTCGTCAAGGTGCAGATCGCCGACGAGATTCTCGGCAAGGAACAGGGCAAGAGGTTCCTACCGATCATCATGACGATCTTCTTCGCCGTGTTGTTCATGAATCTCTCCGGAATCATCCCGTTCCTGAACATCTCGCCGAACGCTCGTATCGGTATGCCGATCGTGCTCGCGTTGATCGCCTACGTGACGTTCAACTACGTTGGAATCAAGAAGTACGGCTTCTTCAAATACGTCAAGAGCAGCGTCGTTGTCCCGGATGTGCCGCCAGCGCTGCACATCATCCTGATCCCGATCGAGTTCATCTCGACGTTCATCCTTCGACCGTTCACGCTCACCGTGCGTCTCATGGCCAACATGCTGGCCGGTCACCTCATGCTCGTGCTGTTCTTCAGCGCGACCCAGTTCTTCTTCTTCCAGGCTGCGGCGGGAATGAAGATCTTCGGCCTGTTCTCGCTTGCAGCAGGTTTCGGCTTCACGCTGTTCGAGATGCTCGTCATCGGACTGCAGGCGTACGTGTTCGCACTGCTCACCGCGGTGTACATCGACCTCGCCCTGCACGCAGACTCGCACTAG